Proteins encoded together in one Prochlorococcus marinus str. MIT 9211 window:
- a CDS encoding NAD+ synthase, with product MRLALGQINSLVGDLKGNSHKILTVCKEVAQKEVDLLITPELSLWGYPPRDLLLDPALVYYQWTILNKMVGSIEKDCPNLSVLVGVAEPTPDCQIPKLFNAIALVQRKGWRIIARKQLLPTYDVFDEKRYFRPAENSGILDIEINSKPWRIGLTICEDLWVEEKLQGQRVEGADPLSDLREKGIDLLINMSASPFSLKKKSLRKELAVKASQRLKCPVIYVNQVGGNDELVFDGASFAIDQKGELSLELPRYKEHIDIWEPGRTYKIPPSLTKEREEEMLMNTLVLGVKDYAEKCDFKSVLLGLSGGIDSALVAVIATAALGAANVHGVLMPSPWSSNNSLTDALNLAKRLGIQTNTIPISSLMNAYDTELKEVFGESPKDVTAENLQARIRGTLLMAIANQQQHLLLSTGNKSELAVGYCTLYGDMNGGVSVIGDLYKTSVFNLCDWLDSKAADNCKESLGLPKQKELIGVSIRTKPPSAELRPGQLDSDSLPEYKVLDPILKALIEDRINPIELIKSGFDSEVVQRIQLLLKQSEFKRRQAPPVFKVSNQAFGSGWRVPIAASYSRLLKNESNV from the coding sequence ATGAGACTTGCCTTAGGACAAATCAACTCTTTGGTAGGTGATTTAAAAGGGAATAGTCACAAAATCCTTACAGTCTGCAAAGAAGTCGCACAAAAAGAAGTGGACCTTTTAATTACTCCCGAGCTTTCACTCTGGGGATATCCACCTCGAGATCTTCTATTAGACCCTGCCCTTGTCTATTACCAATGGACAATTCTTAATAAGATGGTTGGTTCAATCGAAAAGGATTGTCCTAATTTATCAGTATTAGTTGGAGTTGCTGAGCCGACACCAGACTGTCAAATTCCAAAGTTGTTTAATGCCATTGCTCTTGTCCAAAGAAAAGGATGGAGAATAATAGCAAGAAAGCAACTACTACCTACTTATGATGTTTTTGACGAGAAAAGATACTTTCGACCTGCAGAGAATAGCGGGATATTAGATATTGAAATCAATTCGAAACCATGGCGTATAGGACTTACGATATGCGAGGATTTGTGGGTTGAAGAAAAACTACAAGGGCAAAGGGTCGAAGGAGCAGATCCATTGTCAGACTTGAGAGAAAAAGGTATTGACCTGCTTATAAATATGTCTGCCTCACCTTTTAGCTTGAAGAAGAAATCATTGCGAAAAGAGTTAGCCGTCAAGGCGTCTCAAAGGCTGAAATGTCCTGTTATCTATGTCAACCAAGTTGGAGGCAATGATGAACTTGTATTTGATGGAGCAAGCTTTGCTATAGATCAAAAAGGAGAGCTTTCTCTCGAATTACCAAGATATAAAGAACATATAGACATATGGGAGCCTGGTAGAACATACAAAATACCTCCATCTCTAACAAAAGAAAGAGAAGAAGAAATGCTTATGAATACGCTTGTTCTTGGAGTAAAAGATTATGCAGAGAAATGTGATTTCAAAAGTGTCTTGTTAGGGCTTAGTGGAGGTATTGACTCCGCTCTGGTGGCTGTTATCGCCACAGCAGCCTTAGGAGCAGCGAATGTTCATGGTGTCCTAATGCCTTCTCCATGGAGTTCTAACAACTCGCTTACAGACGCCTTAAATCTTGCAAAAAGGCTAGGAATCCAAACTAATACCATCCCTATATCATCTCTTATGAATGCCTATGACACTGAATTAAAGGAAGTTTTTGGCGAGTCACCTAAAGATGTAACAGCTGAAAATTTGCAAGCTCGAATTCGAGGGACATTACTTATGGCTATTGCTAATCAACAGCAACATCTTCTGCTATCGACTGGGAACAAGTCTGAGTTAGCAGTAGGCTATTGCACACTTTATGGGGATATGAATGGAGGAGTATCAGTTATCGGTGATCTGTATAAGACAAGTGTATTTAATTTATGTGATTGGCTAGACAGCAAAGCTGCTGACAACTGTAAAGAATCTCTTGGTCTTCCCAAACAAAAAGAGCTAATTGGAGTATCAATTCGTACAAAACCTCCAAGTGCCGAGCTAAGACCTGGACAGCTCGATAGTGATTCTCTGCCTGAATATAAGGTTCTCGACCCTATTCTTAAAGCTTTAATAGAAGATAGAATTAATCCAATAGAACTTATTAAAAGTGGTTTTGATTCTGAAGTAGTGCAGCGAATTCAACTACTACTAAAACAATCAGAGTTTAAAAGGCGTCAAGCCCCACCTGTATTCAAAGTAAGCAATCAAGCTTTTGGGAGTGGTTGGAGGGTACCTATTGCAGCTTCATATTCAAGGTTACTTAAGAACGAATCTAATGTTTAA
- a CDS encoding DUF3326 domain-containing protein gives MPSLLLIPSGIGCSIGGYAGDAIPTARLLAAACGSLITHPNVINGAALYWNDERIQYVEGFGIDRFACGEFLLRPVRRQKVGLLLDAGLESELRQRHLQAVDGCRATLGLSIGPVVTTDVPLGISLQRGASGASWGTLDNPDSLLRAGDILKERGATAIAVVTRFPDDVNTAELDRYRKGQGVDLMAGAEAVVSHLLTRHLLLPCAHAPALSALSLSSDLNPLVAAEEMAHTFLPCVLVGLSRAPDLIPLNALDKISHRLLLDCISSDQLGAVIATEGALGGEAVLGCLERGTPLIIVSNPGVLNVDSESLGLKDRLSSNQNLVLKASNYFEAAAFLLALREGIEITSLKRPIERTG, from the coding sequence ATGCCTTCTCTTTTATTAATTCCTTCGGGTATTGGATGCTCCATTGGAGGGTATGCAGGGGATGCTATACCTACAGCTCGATTGCTAGCTGCTGCTTGTGGCAGCCTAATTACACATCCGAATGTCATTAATGGGGCAGCCTTGTATTGGAATGATGAGCGAATTCAATATGTTGAGGGTTTTGGGATTGATCGATTTGCCTGTGGCGAGTTTCTGCTACGTCCTGTACGACGACAAAAAGTTGGTTTGCTGCTAGATGCAGGATTAGAGTCAGAATTAAGACAAAGGCATTTACAGGCCGTAGATGGATGTAGGGCGACCTTGGGACTGAGCATTGGTCCAGTGGTAACTACAGATGTTCCTTTAGGAATATCTTTGCAGAGAGGGGCTAGTGGAGCGAGTTGGGGGACATTGGATAATCCGGACTCTTTATTGAGAGCAGGAGACATCTTGAAGGAGCGGGGAGCGACTGCAATAGCTGTTGTGACAAGATTTCCTGATGATGTAAACACTGCGGAATTAGATAGATATAGAAAAGGTCAGGGGGTTGACTTAATGGCAGGTGCTGAAGCAGTCGTTAGTCATTTGTTGACGAGACATTTGCTGCTTCCTTGTGCACATGCACCAGCGTTATCTGCATTGTCTTTGTCTTCGGACTTAAACCCTCTTGTCGCAGCAGAAGAGATGGCGCATACATTCTTACCTTGTGTATTAGTTGGATTAAGTCGTGCTCCTGATTTGATTCCTTTAAATGCTTTAGATAAAATATCTCATAGACTACTTTTGGATTGCATATCTTCTGATCAACTAGGAGCAGTTATAGCAACTGAAGGAGCATTGGGAGGAGAGGCTGTTTTGGGATGCCTAGAGAGAGGTACACCATTAATCATTGTGTCGAACCCAGGTGTCCTAAATGTTGATTCTGAATCTTTAGGGTTAAAAGACCGACTCAGCAGCAATCAAAATCTTGTCTTAAAGGCTAGTAATTATTTTGAGGCAGCTGCTTTCCTATTGGCTTTGCGAGAGGGGATAGAGATTACTTCTTTAAAGAGACCAATTGAGCGAACTGGTTAA